A window of Lepus europaeus isolate LE1 chromosome 11, mLepTim1.pri, whole genome shotgun sequence contains these coding sequences:
- the MESP1 gene encoding mesoderm posterior protein 1 — MAQPLRPALSEPWVLSSGWACGRSPDSWGGSPEPRPPRPTAAQPRGARGSRLGSGQRQSASEREKLRMRTLARALHELRRFLPPSVAPAGQSLTKIETLRLAIRYIGHLSAVLGLSEDSLRRPRRRRSDAASARGCPLCPDGGAVCTGAAWGSPDARPRGRAYAEVVCPEGQAMEPSRSPRLFPGDVLALLDAWTPPSSLEGPPA; from the exons atggcccagcccctgcgCCCCGCGCTCTCCGAACCCTGGGTGCTCTCCAGCGGCTGGGCCTGCGGGCGCTCCCCCGACTCGTGGGGCGGCAGCCCGGAGCCGAGGCCCCCGCGCCCGACCGCGGCGCAGCCCCGCGGGGCCCGCGGCAGCCGCCTGGGCAGCGGCCAGCGCCAGAGCGCCAGCGAGCGCGAGAAGCTGCGCATGCGCACGCTCGCCCGCGCGCTGCACGAGCTGCGCCGCTTCCTGCCGCCGTCCGTGGCGCCCGCCGGCCAGAGCCTGACCAAGATCGAGACGCTGCGCCTGGCCATCCGCTACATCGGCCACCTGTCGGCCGTGCTGGGCCTCAGCGAGGACAGCCTGCGGCGCCCGCGCCGGCGGCGCAGCGACGCCGCGAGTGCCCGGGGCTGCCCGCTCTGCCCCGACGGCGGCGCCGTGTGCACCGGCGCCGCCTGGGGGTCCCCGGACGCCCGCCCTAGAGGCCGAGCCTATGCTGAGGTGGTGTGTCCCGAAGGGCAGGCGATGGAGCCGAGCCGCTCGCCTCGG CTCTTCCCCGGCGACGTGCTGGCTTTGCTGGACGCCTGGACGCCCCCGTCGTCCCTGGAGGGGCCGCCGGCCTGA